The Larimichthys crocea isolate SSNF chromosome X, L_crocea_2.0, whole genome shotgun sequence genome segment CCATTCAGCAGACAACGTTTCCAGTCTGTTTGAGGACAGGTCCAGTTTTACCAAATTAGTCAGCGGGACAAATGCTTGCTCCTGGATCATTTTGATTATGTTGTTATTAATGATCAAAGACCATAAACTGGAGTATGCaacaaagtcatttttatttatcttcttcAGTCGGTTGAATGACAGATCCAGTGCAGTGATGGGCTTTGAAGGGGCTGCAGGGACTTGCCTCAGGTTTTGTTGCGAGCAGTCACAGGATGTTTGTTCACAGCTCAGACACTGTGAGAAGCTTTGATGCGTTTGCAGAAGGACAAACATGAGGAACATCAGGACTGACATCTTGAAtccctgtaaaacacaaaagtcaaGAAAAGCCAAGAACCAGTCACTGTAAATTGCTGTGCAAAGCAATCTGagaataaaaagtataattgttggttataaaataaattcataaataaagaaaaaaaacatttatacattatttaaatttgcatttaataTTTCTACTGTCtgtatcaaaatgatgaatttcaAATGGAACTGAAGAAATtgttgaaagttttttttttatatattttatttgaaatgtgtgCTCCTTATATGTGCATGTTGAGCATTAATGTTACAgcttttgttttagtttttaaatattttaataaaaatattcaatgaATCAATTTGTAATAGCTTTTTCTATTTgtacagtttattttgaatgtataATTAAACCCAGAATACGTTTATAATTTCTAACAGGGCACTCCACGAAGCACGACAGAGGGTGaaattaaagtaataaataaaataataaaataaaataccttgATGCGTCTCTGTGTCTTACAGCTGGAATGTTTCGTCCTTTTTCTTCTCAGTCACAGAAAGATGTGTCCACTGAATCAAACGTTTGCAAACGTCTATATCCTGCCAAATTAGGAAGTAGTAAATCAGAAGTTAAACAAGCGTTTCCCAGCAGAGctttagaaaaagaaatgtctggGATCTCACGAACAACAGTTGGTCAGTTTGGTGTCACATTTCCATAGAGAGCTGACAGAACCAGAAGAAAAGCAGGAAGTTTGACATAGATCAGCACCTGCACTGGTTGCAGCTGCCTTTGAACTTTGAACAGGGAAAGTGATGTATGGATGTGTACAGCATTGAAATATGTAATGACTAACACTAACTAAtagtatttgttgtgattattttatatctcgttttccttttttcctaaCAGCATAGTCTATTTGTTCAAACAAGATacagtgatgatgattattTCCAATGTTTAACTTAACTTCCACCataatcatttaattaaatcattgaCATATAAGGGGAACTACACAAGGAACAATTTCCCCAAATTTACAGGACAAATTACACAAGGCAGAGGCATTTCCGTAGACAAGactatattttcatatttagctTTTGATCTACATGTAGTTGATATTAACGCAGGCATCACAGGAGGTGATAGCTACATGAACCTGTGTTCTGTGGAAAATAAAGCAGAGGATGAAACATGGCTTGTGGGCTCTGATAAGCAGTGCTTTAGTGCAGGGAATACACGAATATATTGAGTATATCTACTTAATTTTCAGTCAGCATTGGGTATACCAACTTCTGCAAGCTCACCTGTAATGTTTCTATTCCTCAGTTGAACAGTTTACACAAATGGATGAAGTAAGGATTAAGGTATACTTCACTCAaaagacatactgtagatgtcTCACCCATTTGTGGGGCAGAGTTTATTGCTaaatctgcacctcttctgtgACTAATGTTCATTTAATAACAATCTTGACTCCATGAAGTTGGGCAGCATAAGTTAAATGACAAATACTACTGGGCCATTTTTgtgagctaaatatgcaagagTAGAGAGAATAGTTTACATGATACCAATGACACGGGCTGTTTATATGTGGTGGACGggccaattaaaaaaataataatttgaaacaTAAATATAGTATGCCCACTTCTGACAAGTGATTAAAACCAAGAcctaaagaaaaacagacatgtaGACAGATAAAGTTAAATTCCACATTGTGAAATTAAAGAAAGACTCGGAAGATGTTCAAgtacaaaaccttttttttttaattttctatgatcaaaactgcaaaacatctagaaaaatatacaacaaatgCTTAACCTTtcacaacatttaacatttgaaaatgggaacataaaagaaaaggaaTATTCACATTTTCCCCATTAATGATAAAagaacattcatttttatttcctttcttttacatatcaatgtttttttatatgtttgcaATTATTATTAAGGTctgccattttgtttcatctttatattttaaacatctCCACAGTAGCCGGAGTCGTTGGAGAGCTGTGAGTTGGAGCTGCGGTTGGAGGAAGAGTTCCATATGTCGAGGTTCATGTGCGGGCCGAACGGGTTGAAGCTGGAGTACTGGATGGGTGCGCACCTCCCTTCTGGCTCCCGGCTGAAGGGAGAATGAGGCGGGGTGATGGGGGACACGGGGGACATCGGGGCTGATCGCTCAGGTTGGAAATGGCTCTGGTAGGGCTCGCTCTGGGGGGTCCAGATGGATCCAAACAGACTGGACATGGGGGAGAGGCTGCGGGTACCCGAGAAGTATGGCTGCGGAGgacggagagaaagaaaatgtgacatgagTTTTCTGAGCTGGTTTGCGTGCTATCCAAAGTTATATCCCTTTATTAGACATTTTCTAACCATACCTGCCGCTCACTTTGCTACCATTGTTCCCTGCAGAGATAAACTGTcacttttctgatttttaatcatctctccTTTCCAGCTAAACTAAAATTACCCCACGAGTAAAGATGGGAAAGTTTCTCCCCATCAGCAGAAATGTCATCTTTCCGGGTGTAGCAAAGAGTAGTGTTTAAGATGCATGCCGTGTAACCGCAACGTCCCTGTTTGATGCCAGCGCGTCGCCTTGCCATGCAATAATATTGTTTTCACGTCTGTTGTCAAGACTACTTCAAGTCAAAGTAACATGATGCTTGAAACATTCTGCTGTGCAGTCATAAGACTTTTCATTAGTCATTACACTTTTACTAGTTATTAGAGTAACATTTGGATTAACCCTGACAgataatagattttttaaaattaaactaatatttaagtataaaaattaaaacttcaagtaaaatataacaataaatgtaatgttgAATCAATATGGACTGATAATGCATGGACATTTGAACAACAGGAGAAACTCTGCACACTGTACGACAAAAGGAGAAGCAGCAAACAGGAGAAACTCTGCACACTGTACGACAAAAGGAGAAGCAGCAAACGAAAGAGAAGTCTataaaacacaccaacactaAACGCTCTTGTTCCTTATTTCTGCTCAGACATGGAGAGCAGAGTGATGAACGTGAAGGGCTGATCACTTCCTCTAAATGAGTCACAACAGAGAAGCCACTGGTTTCCTTAACGTCCGCACTGCTGCTTAAAATGACTCAACCATGACTATACACCACACATCACAATCTGCTTGGCCTCTTTCTCGTGACAAATTCATAGTTGCATGCAATTTCTAAAACTTCTTCAAATTCTTGTAATCCAACAACAAAAGTGCTACTATGGTTATAGTGTACTCTGTTGTGGGAGCACTTATTTACTTACACTGTAGatgtattgttgtatttttacatcatGCTCCTTCATGATTTTACAGAAACCTACTGATCCTGTATTGTCTATTTTAGGTACAAATGTGTGCCGTGCGAGTGACTTCACTTCTCACGTTCACTTTTCTTGGTTAGTTATGTGCCTGAAACCAGCCAATAGTAAGAtttcataaaacacacttttcattaatagttttagttttataataaaattaatatttgatcGGACAAAACAAGTgtgaattattatattatgtttcttttttatctaaTGTGCTATAGACCTTTTATCCTTAAATGTGTCcgaaataaagttattattattattattatcatcatttaatattaataaataataacaacaacaacaacaacaacaacaacaacaacatttgaagacatcacattgggctctgggaaattacattttatagGAAAACCAactaatcaagaaaataatctgcagatgtaatcgatgatgaaaataatctgcagatgtaatcgatgatgaaaataatctgcagcatAGCTGTAGATTTTCTCCTCCTGACTCTTTTGAGTTTCATATTGTGACTCCACCTTGCTGCCCACACAGGCTGCTGTCTCCCAGGTTGAGGGCGATTCCTGAGGCTGTTCCTCACTCCAGCTCGTCTGACTGCAGTGTGCATTCTGGCTCTCTTGAACGGGAAAACCACTCGGAAATGTTCCATTACCTAAGACGATTGGCACAAACAAATGCTGAACTTTAATAAGGCAGAGTCAGCGTTTGCTtcagtgatttcattttcttaaaAGCACAGAGCAATACGCATGTATATAACTGGAGTAAGGTCTAAGAAAACTGTACCTATGTAGTTGGCTTCCTCACAGTAGGTGTAGGGACTGTTGCATTGGCTGTTGGCACTAGTCCAAGTAAACCTgcaggaaacaagaaaacatttaattcaacGGTTTAAACGAGGACGGATTACTGCAGCACTGGGAGGTCAAATATTGAAATCGTGAACCAGTAACACTAACATGCTGCTGTTTACATAGAGGGGTGAAGAAGCATAAATGTAATGGAGCTTTTAGatgaatacacacatttaacataGCAACGTGTTATTCGTGTGAATTCCTTTACCAATTTTAATCACAAAAGGTGCAACAAttttctgtttccagtttttgGACAGCAACTCATTTTCCCCCCCATGATGTAtgaaatgcaaaaaagaaaagaaaaaagagaaataggTAAATGTAGACTTAACGCTGTTTTTTTTGGGGCGCTTTGAGGGAGTGGAACGCCCTAAAAAGTGGACATTTATAGCGTCTTATATAATGTTGTTGTGGCTAATGTCAGGAATTAATTTCCTACtttcacatccagcagacaaAACTGGATTcaacattcatttggagtcttGTTTTTGACTAATTTGAGTCATATTCTCCACCAACTTGTTTGAATAACTCACTTTATTgaatctgtctgctgtttggtgctgggttCATGATTAAAGGTGACCCATTTCACATTATACATCCtctttgattcattttaatataaaaatagtaTACAGTAATACAGTTTTAACGAACCTACCCATTGTATGATGCGGTGGTTGCTGGCTGAGGTATGTAGGGCAGAGCTTCGGTGGTGTTGTATCTGAACTCATTGGtgagagggatggatggagctGACCACGTCTCTTCAGGCAAATACTGACCTGCCAGGTCTGAGAGAGCACACAACAACTTTCCATTAAAAACCAGAGTTAATACACAAGAGTTATTTTGTTGAAGACATGCAGAGATGTTGATTTTAGACTGTGCTGCAAGCACAAACTTACTATGAATGTCTTTATCCATGTTCCTGTCCACTGTTCGTGCAGCAACATCAGCGAAACTGGGGGCTAAGCTGGGCACTGTGGGCTCTGGGCTTTGGCACGGGTCTTTACGGTACAAGCTGTTCATGCTGCACAGGGAGAAGGCAAAGTTAACAAGCCAAACAGGGTACGGATGCAaacacatttgtacattttccttAGGCTCTCTTCAAATAATATAAATTGTTATCTGAAAAATTtctgcaaagaaacaaacatcagattttaCTCGACTCGAGGCTTGTACTAGCAGAGCCAGCTTGTGTATccagttaaatgtgtgtttacctgtgagCCTTGTAGTTTGTATTCATTGTCTGATAGCAGTCTCGCTCTACTGGGTAGACACCGTACTGCATGTCCcctgtaaaaaaacaagatacCAAACCATTGTCAAAATATTGTATTTCACCACCCTCTTCTGTGATAAAACACttaacttaatataattttctGAGATGAGTTAGTGCACAAGTGTTCTTTACTTTTTCTAGTTGAGGTAGTGCAGGCGTGGGTTCGAGCACTGGGGTCTTTGTCTCCCTCCATACTGCTGGCGCTGCTCCAGCTGCCccagctccctctgctggcCCTCACACTGCCTGACGAGCTGCCTGAATCCGATCCTGACTCACACACTCCACCACCACGGCGCTCCGTAGTGCACTTCCGCCGAGCACGAGCAGGACACACACCTGCTGGACATCAACCAGGCCAGTGAGATTTAAAATCAAAGTGTTGAGTTTAATAAAGCTGCGGGGAACTGTGACTGGATGCTCACCGTTCTGTTTGAGGGGGCTTTCAGCGTTCTGTCCGGGCTTCGGTGCTTCTGGCTTGGCACCGTTGCAGCAGCGGTTCCTGTTTCGGGTTCCACTGACGTTGCGGTCGCCTGTTTTCCAATCaggttctttctctctctctggcatcACTACCACATTGTGCTCAGGAGCGCTAGGACAGAGACAATGagaatcttcttcttcatcttatctgtctgtcactgtttgATGTAGCTCTTTAACCATTAGATTCATCGTAGATGAACATAAAAGATAAATTATGTTTACCTGGAgacattttctgtcttcctgCGGCTCCTCTTTCCCTTATTATTTCCTGCAGCAGCACCGGTCTCCGCATtctgtgctttctttttctggCCTTTCCCATCTTCtctcagctggagagagaaaaatgagtatcaatcaatcagtcataCATTAAATTTAATTGAATATGTGCTGGCATAACGTTTCAGCGCCTTCCTTACCTCCATTTCAGCACTGTCCCTTTTCTCAGAGTCGATCTTCTCTGCATAGTGCTCAGTGCAGCTCTTCTCCACAGGGCTGCACACTAATAGGCCTGGTCTAGGTCCTGGACTCAGTGTGACGTTATCTGGGAAACCAGCAGGGATTTCCATAGGAAATATAACTGCTGCTGGCACTCTATCTTCTATAGTGCAGTGGGGGTCTTCTTTAAAGTCTGCAGACGTCTTTTTATCCAGCTCACTGATGAAAGCTGGTTCGTTGTTGTTGCAGAGGTCAGGGTCTGCAGTCAGGGTAGGGTCCGGGGTCAGGTCCTCTTGCTCTTCATCCATCGTCACAGCACCAGCCGCTGCTGTGGACAAGCTGGGCTTGTATTTGCTGTAATAGAGTGAAaccttgtgtttcttttgagACTGGGACGGGGTGATGGAGGACCCTTTCTTTGAGGATTGAGGACGCGGGGCGGTGCTGTTGGCAAGAGCTGGAGAGCCACGGCCCTTTCCTTTGTCTGAGGTGTGACAGGTGTCCACATAGCTCTTACAGCTGCCTTTCGCtttactgcaaaacaaaaaacacaaaattagcaaattaaaaatattttaacaccAGAAACAACGCCAATAGTGACTACTCTGAGAAACTCTGGACATACTTCACTCCGTTTGGTGTGATATTATTGACGGGGCCGTTATCGCGGGACAGGACAGAGTTGTGGTTGCTCCTGATGGTGGGTGTGGAGAACTCATTCAGGATGTACTGGGCCTGATGGAAGGCCATCAGACACACACCGAACAGGGAgaagctgaaacacaaacaggaacaacAGATATTATAAGAGCATCTGACAATGTGTTACATCTCCGATACGCACTCAGTGACTAGAAAACAATGACTTAATACTTCAACTAATGTTAGTAAAGATTTTGagctttttaaagtcatttactCAAATATTTGGTATTGATTGGATTGATTTGACAATTACTTAAACATACTCACCATGTGAAGATGAGTGTTACCACCCAGAAAGTGTCCTCCCAGCTGGGACCAGGAACCACCTGAGCGCAGAGGGGCAACATGTGGTGAGGCAGCGTCACATTGAGGGTGAAAGGGAAAGAAGTGCCACGTGATGTCACCAAGGTGAGGTCCCGGATCACCCAGGATGAGGTGAAGTCTGGAGTGAACCTGAGGACACAAGCAGGTAGAGACAATGAGGGACAAGAGAATGGGACACAgaaagagtgaaggagagaacaggaagagaaagattaaaaagaaagagggaggtaAAAATTAAGATAAACTGCAAGAGGAAGAGAGTAGAAAATCAGTCAACAGATGTGGACAGTACCACAGAATATGTCTCAACTGCACCAGTCTAAATATTTAGTGacaacagtgaaaaaaagaaatcagctgTAAACCTACAAAACAGGCAAAAATTGCACTTACGCGATAGTGATCTCAGAGGAGGTGTTGTGGTCGAGGCTGAAGGGACGACACTGCAGGACCTCGAAGCCAAAACCCTGACACGTATATCCATTTATATTCATTGACATGACCGTCAGGGGAAGCTCTCCTGCATTCTCCACcttgaaactctttctgattGCGAAGAGTGGCTTGTTTGTGCGCAGACCTGCGAGTGACGAGCAGTAACGTTACGCCACGTATTTGTTTCAGTGCCTTATGTTCCTGTTCAGAGTTGATGATGCACCACTAAACTTTATTACTTAACAGTCATCTGGCGATATAAAGCGTAAACATTATTTTCTCACCATCTCGACACTCCATTAGAGTTGACTGGGGAACATTGAAGCGCAGAGAGGCTCCTGGGCCGGGCATTTTCCCGCCGACTCTGAGCAGCTCTTTGGCGCCGTGGCCCTGCACCGTCATCATGTCAAACACTGTCAGGTTGTTCCTGAAAGAAGTTACAAAGACAAGGATGGTGCTCAAGACTTTgcagtttgaatattttttgtatttttttctaataaCATGTCTTACGGCGAAGCAAAAAACCTGAATACATGTACTAAGAAGGACAAACTCTGCTGCTCTATGAAGCCGTACCTGATGATGAGAATGGTAGTGGTGGGTTTGTGGTCAGAGGGAGTAAAGACCACAGCAACTTCTCTGGCCTCCcagggctgcagcagcagtcgCAGGACACCTCCACCTGTTATGTCCTCCACATTCTCACCcgcctgcacacagacagagaagaagatgtGTAAAAAAAGGCTTGGAGAGGAGGCAACATGGACAATACTAAATAGCGATGTTGTCCATgtgtttaatataaaacattattaaatgcATTTCTAGTTTATTTCCAAGGAGTTTTCTCTGAATTTACCTTTGGGGGAGACGCCAACAGAGAAAACTCTGTAGTGCTGATGTTGACAGAAATGGGGCTGATATTAAACCTGCCaatcaaaacagagaaaactatTTGATCAACAAGAGGAAAGTACTGGAGTGTCTAGTTGAATCATTCTTTGCGATATCAGACGTATACTGTCGACAGCGTACCAGTTGGTTAGGAGGTCCAGGGCCTCCAGGGGAGCAGGGTACAGGGCGAGGATGCGAATTTCTACAGAAACCACTGAAGAAGAAGGATTCTTCAGCATGAATGTTTTCacctgaaacaaataaaaaactaaatgtttactTTTTGCTGCAGATAAATCTCACAAATACATGAGTCTTTGATTGTCGCCCCACCTTGCTCTCATTGACAGGTGTAGCACCAAAGTCTAGAGGAAGGGACGTCTCTACAGGGAGTCTTGGCCACCTGAAAGGACAAAAAGATTTACATGATTAAAGATGTTAACGTAATCATGTCTTAGACATACAGTGCCATGAAAAACAAAGCTGTGCGATGCATTTAGGACTGACCTGCAAGGCAGCTTGTCTTTGTGGCTCTGCCATCGAGAGCAGAGCTCAGCGGACAGTTTGCTGTCAACATGCCAGGACGAGGAGGAAAAGTCTGGAAGGAGCGAACGCTGCCACTCCGAACGACCTGATGAGATATTagagaaaataattaataaatggacaataataaaaataaaaaaaaacctttattatGACTTGACCATGTCTCACCTATTTCAGACAATCTGAGTGGGCAAGGTCGTCCGCACTCTCGTTCTGCCTCAAACACCACTTCTCCCTGCTGACAGACACATCATCTGTTACCACCTCTGATCCTGTACTGATCCCCAACTCAACACATTACCAACTAGCCACAACAGCTCGTGATTTACCTTGAAAGGAGTAGAGTGAAAGTAAAGGGGGATGTGCAGGGCCGTTCCCAGGCTGGTATCCAGAGTCAGAGTGGACAGCTGGTTGACAGGCAAAGCTCTGCTAAGCAGCTGGAGGGAGAGGACACGCCAGCAGCCCTGGCGAACTGTTACCGGACCGCTGAAGTTCATGACCTGACAGACAGGGGGCAGCAGAGGCATTCGTGTCAAATCCTGTCCTGAACCGGTCTTAAGGATAACACTAGGAACTTCAATTGGTTTAAACTGAGAGAACATTTTCTGTATTCAGATCTGTAGTGATGTGTACCTTCATCACTCCCTGCAGCTTCTGTGAGAGAGTGGCATTCATCACAGCGAAGGGCAGAAGGTGAGAGTTTGTCAGCCACAGATCCACCTTGTCTGCATCTCTTTGTTTCACCTGGAACAGGTTGAACAAATCGTCCTCAGCCCGTCTGCagaaggaaacaacaaaataacactCAGTATCACATGTTCATCACACTTTCTACACCAACTGCACATCTTCACAACacacttcagtgttttcaaaCTGATTACAACTGAGCTTTAACTCTAATGAGTGTGAAAAAATTCTCAATGTTACCTGTGTTTGATATGGAGTCCAGGGAAACTATGGGTTGTCCGGTTTCCCAGGATTTTTAAACTGATATGACTTATGCATTTCCTCCCGTGACCTGGCAATGAACCTAACACaagatacatttaaaattgTTACTGAGGAAATATTCAAGGACATTTGGGTTGAATGAATTTACACTTAAACAAGATTAAATAAATGGAGAAGAGATTTTTTGAAACTGAAATTTGAATTGAAATTTAACCTCTGCAGGCAAGTGCAGCCACTTCAGTGAAGTTTTTTGCTTCTGGTCTCAGCAGAACTTGATTGAAATCCAGGCTGGCCTCCACTTTTGATAGCACCTGCATGTCCTGTGGATATAAATCATGTAGTCAAAGTCTATAAATAGCTACCTATAAAaatcagaagaaagaaaaacaccgTACCTTTACGTAGAGCTTCTTGCTTCCAGAATTTATCATATAAACTCCTATTTTTGGTTCCCCTgtaaaaaagaagaacagacaTAAAAATTGTACATTTACAGGAAACCATactaaatatatgtataaactTATAGAGGACCTGATGTATGAACAAATCTACATTTCCTGCTATGGTAAGGTCTCACTTCCATTCTTTATATATCATTTAAGAGAACTTCTGCTTGCAGCAAAGTGATGGCAGAAATAGTCTATGTTAGAACTTTGACACACTTTAagttttcaaaaacacaatattggTTTGCTGATAAACAGCAATCataataaaaactattaaacaGTAA includes the following:
- the tmem131l gene encoding transmembrane protein 131-like isoform X2, giving the protein MAGLQDFQQGSHCHRKTWINILLGILQLLLPCVQHGGAQLQALSQMSTSVVEVWQPEDADPLVPLQVEKERRKDGLPLEDGSSPYTRENGRPLHFQPPALEFGTQPLGLARAETIYIHNPSQEVPVTLLSMFTSSRHFYIPFFHRRVIPPRGKASFKLIFLPSEEGNVENTLFINTSAHGLLSYQVFGVGVHRGSLKSVQRKDSLLIFPHIQSIKLTQTQEDASNITILGLLLECSLPKSLLNNPQGSCLQSEERLSLQINLSAHGDRPADLDKLKPYVIEHILVLLVASAAGPAAIGEPKIGVYMINSGSKKLYVKDMQVLSKVEASLDFNQVLLRPEAKNFTEVAALACRGSLPGHGRKCISHISLKILGNRTTHSFPGLHIKHRRAEDDLFNLFQVKQRDADKVDLWLTNSHLLPFAVMNATLSQKLQGVMKVMNFSGPVTVRQGCWRVLSLQLLSRALPVNQLSTLTLDTSLGTALHIPLYFHSTPFKQGEVVFEAERECGRPCPLRLSEIGRSEWQRSLLPDFSSSSWHVDSKLSAELCSRWQSHKDKLPCRWPRLPVETSLPLDFGATPVNESKVKTFMLKNPSSSVVSVEIRILALYPAPLEALDLLTNWFNISPISVNISTTEFSLLASPPKAGENVEDITGGGVLRLLLQPWEAREVAVVFTPSDHKPTTTILIIRNNLTVFDMMTVQGHGAKELLRVGGKMPGPGASLRFNVPQSTLMECRDGLRTNKPLFAIRKSFKVENAGELPLTVMSMNINGYTCQGFGFEVLQCRPFSLDHNTSSEITIAFTPDFTSSWVIRDLTLVTSRGTSFPFTLNVTLPHHMLPLCAQVVPGPSWEDTFWVVTLIFTCFSLFGVCLMAFHQAQYILNEFSTPTIRSNHNSVLSRDNGPVNNITPNGVNKAKGSCKSYVDTCHTSDKGKGRGSPALANSTAPRPQSSKKGSSITPSQSQKKHKVSLYYSKYKPSLSTAAAGAVTMDEEQEDLTPDPTLTADPDLCNNNEPAFISELDKKTSADFKEDPHCTIEDRVPAAVIFPMEIPAGFPDNVTLSPGPRPGLLVCSPVEKSCTEHYAEKIDSEKRDSAEMELREDGKGQKKKAQNAETGAAAGNNKGKRSRRKTENVSSAPEHNVVVMPEREKEPDWKTGDRNVSGTRNRNRCCNGAKPEAPKPGQNAESPLKQNGVCPARARRKCTTERRGGGVCESGSDSGSSSGSVRASRGSWGSWSSASSMEGDKDPSARTHACTTSTRKRDMQYGVYPVERDCYQTMNTNYKAHSMNSLYRKDPCQSPEPTVPSLAPSFADVAARTVDRNMDKDIHNLAGQYLPEETWSAPSIPLTNEFRYNTTEALPYIPQPATTASYNGFTWTSANSQCNSPYTYCEEANYIGNGTFPSGFPVQESQNAHCSQTSWSEEQPQESPSTWETAACVGSKPYFSGTRSLSPMSSLFGSIWTPQSEPYQSHFQPERSAPMSPVSPITPPHSPFSREPEGRCAPIQYSSFNPFGPHMNLDIWNSSSNRSSNSQLSNDSGYCGDV